In Bacillus thuringiensis, the DNA window AGATAATTGGAGTGGAAACTGGATCGCTGTGAAAAAAGAACGAGCGCAAGTTATGTCCTTTAATAAAAATTTTACTATTAAAAAAGTAGTTAAAAAAGCGCGTTTATATATCACAAGTTTAGGATTATACGAGGCTTCTATAAATGGAGAGCGTATTGGAGATTGTTATTTTACCCCTGGATGGACAAGTTATGATAAGAGGGTACTGTATCAAACGTATGATATAACGCATTTATTAAAGGGTGAGCACAATACTATTTCGGTTCTGGTAGGTAATGGCTGGTATAAGGGGCCACTTACCATGCATCATGTACGTAATTATTACGGTAGAAGACGTATGATAATTGCTCAAGTGCATATAACGTATGAAGATGGAACGAAAGAAAAAATTGTAACAGACGAAGCATGGAAGGTAACTCCAAGCCCAATTTTGTATTCAGAAATTTATGAAGGGGAGGTTTACGACGCTAGGCTAGAAGAAAGTGGGCAAGGGCTAGAAGGTGTTGAAGTAATTGAGCATTCCAAACAAATAATTGTTGCGCAAGAAAACGAAGCGATTCGTAAAATGAAAATTATTAAACCGATTTCTATTTCAAAACTACCGAATCACGAATGGCTCATTGATATGGGGCAAAATATGGTAGGTTGGGTTCAATTTACAGTCCGTCATGTTTATATTGGCCAAAAGATAGAATTGCATCATGCTGAAATCTTGAATAAAGACGGTAGTTTTTACACCCGAAATCTCCGAAAGGCAAAACAAAAAATAGTGTATATAGCAAAAGGAGAAGAAGAGGAAACGTTTGAACCTCACTTTACATATCAAGGCTTTAGGTATGTGAAAATAAGTGGATTAACCCAGCCGCCTCAAATAGCAGATTTTGAAGGGATTGTATTACATACGGATATGGAAAAAGCAACTGAATTTGAAACGTCTAATCCATTAATCAATCAACTTCATCATAATGTGGAATGGTCTCAAAGAGGGAACTTTTTTGATGTGCCAACAGATTGTCCGCAGCGAGATGATCGACTTGGATGGACCGGAGATGCACAAATGTTCATTGGGACAGCTACGCAAATTATGAATGTACAATTGTTCTTTAAAAAGTGGCTCCAAGATTTATCATTAGATCAAAATGTTAATGGAGCTGTGCCTTTAGTCATTCCAGATGCTTTTGGGAAAAGAGCGGATTTTGATGTACATACTTCTGGTGGTTGGGGCGATGCAGCAATTATATGTCCGTGGGTTCATTATTTACATTACGGAGATGTATCGATTTTAAAAGAACAATATGACAGCATGAAGAAGTATATAGATTACATACGTTCACAAGGTGAGAACGAGTATTTATGGGATACAGGCTATCATTTAGGGGATTGGCTCGCATTAGATACGAAACCAGATGTATATGAAGGCGGAACAGACAAGCATTTTATTGCGACAGCTTATTATGCGTATTCTACATCACTTTTACGAAGGATTGCTGAAATTTTAGGTGAAAATACAGATGCTAAGTTTTATGCAGAGTTACATGGGAATATTGTTCAAGCATTTCAAAATGAATTCGTTACACCAAATGGTAGGTTAATTTCAAATACACAAACAGCCCACATATTAGTACTTCTTTTTGAACTAGTGAAAGATGATGTGAAGGCGAAAGTATTTAATCGCTTAATTGAGTTATTAAAAGAAAATAAAAATCATTTAACAACAGGTTTTATAGGAACACCGTATTTGAATTTAATATTAAGCAAGTTTGACCGGCATGACCTTGCTTGTAATCTTCTATTTTATGAAGATTATCCATCATGGCTATACCAAGTGAAAAAAGGTGCCACAACGATTTGGGAACATTGGGATGGCGTGAAAGAGGATGGAACACTTTGGAATGATAGTATGAATTCTTATAATCATTACGCATATGGCTCTATTGTTGAATGGATATACCGATATATTATTGGATTAGAAATGGATGAGACAAAACCTGCATATAAACATTTTTATGTACAACCACATTTTGATTCGAATATAGAATGGGTTAAAGTAAAACGTGAGACAGCTTATGGAGAAATTAAGATTGAGTGGCGGGTAGAAAAGGAACAAGCCTTTTTACATATTTCTGTACCACCTAATACAAGCGCTACATTACGGATAGACGAAACAAATTGGAAAGTAGAATATGACGTTGGAAGGGATTTAGGGTCAGGCGATTATAAATTTACATTTTGTAAAAATATATTGAAGTAGAATTCTGTTTATATAGAAATATTTTTTATTCATTAGGATTATTTAATTCACTGTTTTTCATGTTATGATAAATTTCATATAAGATTGAAAGAAGGTTTTACTACATATGAAACATGCTGAATATGAATACTTAAATTTATGCCGCCATGTAATGGAGCATGGTACGAAGAAAGAAGATCGTACAGGGACAGGCACTGTATCTGTATTTGGATATCAAATGCGTTTTGATCTAAGTAAAGGTTTTCCTTTATTAACGACAAAGAGAGTGCCGTTTCGCCTTGTAGCAAGTGAACTGCTTTGGTTTATGAAAGGTGATACAAATATTCGTTATTTATTGCAGCATAATAATAATATTTGGAATGAATGGGCGTTTAAGAGCTGGGTAGAAAGCGATGAGTATACTGGTCCCGATATGACTGATTTCGGTCTTCGCTCACAACAAGATGAGGAATTTAAAGTGCAGTACGATGAGCAAATGGAATTGTTTAAAAAGAACGTTTTAGAAAATGATGATTTCTCGAATAAATATGGTTATTTAGGAGATGTATACGGAAAGCAGTGGCGTGCCTGGAAAACGACGGCTGGTGAGACGCTTGATCAATTAAAAGATGTAATTGAAATGATTAAAAAAACGCCAGACTCCCGTCGCCTAATTGTTTCTGCCTGGAATCCTGAAGATGTACCAAGTATGGCATTACCACCTTGTCATACGCTATTCCAGTTTTATGTAGCGGACGGCAAACTTTCTTGTCAGTTATATCAAAGAAGTGGTGACATATTCCTTGGAATTCCATTTAACATTGCAAGTTACTCTTTACTAACACATTTAATTGCACATGAATGTGGTCTTGAAGTGGGAGAATTTGTTCATACAATTGGAGATGCACACATTTATACGAATCATTTTGAACAAGTAGAAAAGCAATTGGCACGTGAACCACGTCCATTCCCGAAACTTACATTAAATCCAGATGTGAAATCTGTGTTTGATTTTGAAATGGAAGATTTAACGATTGAAGGATATGATCCACACCCAGCAATTAAAGCACCGGTTGCAGTATAATTGTAGAGGAGATGAAAAAATGATTGTTTCATTTATGGTCGCAATGGACGAGAATAGAGTAATTGGCAAAGATAATAATTTACCTTGGCGTTTACCAAGTGAATTGCAGTATGTAAAGAAAACAACGATGGGCCATTCACTTATTATGGGCAGAAAGAACTACGAAGCGATTGGTAGACCACTGCCTGGAAGACGTAATATTATTGTAACTCGTAATGAAGGGTATCATGTTGAAGGTTGTGAAGTAGCACATTCTGTAGAAGAAGTGTTTGAATTATGCAAAAATGAAGAGGAGATTTTTATTTTTGGTGGAGCGCAAATTTATGACCTCTTTTTACCTTACGTAGACAAGTTATATATAACAAAAATCCATCATGCATTTGAAGGAGATACATTCTTCCCAGAAATGGATATGACAAATTGGAAAGAAGTTTTTGTTGAAAAAGGTTTAACGGATGAAAAGAATCCGTATACGTACTATTATCATGTATATGAGAAGCAACAATAATAATAAGGATTGATGTGGTATTCACATCAATCTTTTTATTTGTATTCATTAATATAAGTTTATAGATGATATTCAATAGTGCTATAATGAAATCTAGCATGTAAAAATGCTAAAATTTTCAAAAGTATTCCTATAGAAAGAGGAGGAGAATCGATTGAGAAAGATATGGGGGATTCTTTTTCTTTGCTTAACGTTCATGTTAGTTGGATGCGGTAAAGAAGAAAAACCACAAGAAGCGTTTGATACATATACAAAAGCATGGAATAAACAAAAATTTGCAGATATGTATGATCAATTGTCAGAAAAGGCAAAAAAAGATATTTCAAAGAAAGAATTCACTGAGAAATATGAAAAGATTTATTCTGGTATTGAAGTGAAAGATTTAAAAGTAGAAACAGGGGAAGTAAAAGAAGATAAAAAAGATGAAGGTCCTGTTCCTTTTAAAGTAAGCATGGACACAGTTGGTGGTAAAATCACTTTTGGTTATGAAGCAAAAATGGTGAAAGAAAAAGATGGAGATAAAGAATCTTGGAAAATAGATTGGACTCCTGACTTTATATTCCCAGGTATGACGAAAGATAGTAAAGTACGTATGCAAACGACACAACCAAAACGTGGTGAAATATACGATCGTAATGGAAAAGGTCTTGCAACGAATGGGAAAGCTTCTGAAATCGGATTGGTTCCTGAAAATTTAGGCGATGCTGCTCCGCAAACGAAAGAAACAGTAGCCAAGTTGTTAAATATGACTGTAGAAGAAATTGATCAAAAATTAGCTGCTAAATGGGTAAAACCAGGATATCTCGTACCAATTGGGATTTTACCTGAAGGAGCAACGCAAAATACGTACATTGATTTACCAGGTGTTGCAACAAAACCAGTAAATGTTCGTTCATATCCGTTAGGAGAAGCAGCAGCACATCTTACCGGTTATATTGGAAAAGTGAATGCTGAAGATTTAAAAACGCTTCAAAAGAAAGGCTATCAAGCTGATGATCCAGTCGGTAAAGCTGGTTTAGAGCAAGTGTTAGAGGAAAAGCTACGTGGTAAAAAAGGTGGACGTGTCTTTCTAGAAGATGCACAAGGAAAAGAAATTAAAAACTTGGCAAAAACAGATGCTGTTGATGGAGAAAATGTAACTTTAACGATTGATAGTGCTGTTCAAGATAAAATTTATAATGAAATGAAGGGAGAAGCTGGTTCAAGTGCAGCAATTAATCCGAAAAGTGGAGAAACAATTGCGCTTGTAAGTAGTCCAGCATATGATCCTAATATAATTGCGCGAGGGACATCGAAGGCACAACGTGAAGCTTGGAATAATGATCCGAAAAAACCGATGACAAATCGCTTTACTCAATTATCAGTACCAGGTTCTGTATTTAAACCAATTACAGCTGCAATTGGTCTTGAAACAAAAACGATTGATCCAAAAGAAGAGTTGAAAATTGAAGGATTGAAATGGACAAAAGATTCTTCTTGGGGTAATTATTATGTAACGCGTGTAAAAGATGCAAATCCGATTGATTTTGATAAGGCGATGAAATATTCTGATAATATTTATTTCGCACAAGAAGCTTTGAAAATCGGAAAAGATAAATTTATGAGCGAAGCGAAAAAATTCGGATTCGATGAGAAATTACCAATTGAATATGGATTCCCAGCTTCTAAAATCGCAAATGACGGTATTAAAAATGATATTCAAATGGCAGATACAGGTTATGGACAAGGACAAGTGTTAATGACGCCACTCCATCTAGCATTAACGTATGCACCAATTGTTAATGATGGAAACATACCTTCTCCATATATTATTAAAACAGATAAGCAACCAAAAGTTTGGAAAGAGAATGTAATTTCAAAAGGCAATCAGGATATATTAAAGACTGCTATGACGAAAGTAATTAATGATCCGGATGGTACAGGGAAAATTGCTAAGATTGATGGAATGACTCTTGCTGGAAAAACAGGTACAGCGGAATTAAAAGTATCTAAAGAAGCCGAAGGAAAAGAACTAGGCTGGTTCGCTGCATTTGATTTGAATTCGTCAGATATGGTCATTACAATGATGATTGAAGATGTAAAAGGTAGAGGTGGAAGTAACATTCCAGCTGAAAAAGTAAAACATGTTTTTCAAAAATAATATGTAATAAAGTAAAACTTTAATCAGTGGAGTTCATCCACTGATTGTTAATGGAAGCAATCGGGATTTAACGTGCAGTTAATGCGGGATAAAAGGCTATCTCTATCATTTGTAGAGATAGCCTTTTTGTATGAAAATCTCTAAATATCTGTATACTGAATTTTAAAGAAACAAAATAAATCATTAACTTACGAAAAAAAAGTAGCTATTTTTTATTGACATCGAACAAGACTTTTTGTATTATACTTACATAAGGTAAGTTATTTACTTTCGAATTATAAATCTCGAATTGAAGATAAAATGTTTAAAAGGGAGAGAATACAATGACAAAAGTACTATTTATTACAGCAAATCCAAATTCAGCAGAAGGTTCTTTCGGAATGGCAGTAGGAGAAGCTTTCATCGAAGCTTATAAAAACGAACATCCACAAGACGAAGTTGTAACAATTGATTTATTCAACACTACAGTACCAGCAATCGATGCAGATGTATTTGCTGCTTGGGGTAAATTTGCAGCAGGTGAAGGCTTTGAAACTTTAACTGAAGTTCAACAACAAAAAGTTGCAGCAATGAACACAAACTTAGAAACATTTATGCATGCGGATCGTTATGTATTCGTAACTCCAATGTGGAACTTTAGCTATCCACCAGTAGTAAAAGCATACTTAGATAACTTAGCAATCGCAGGTAAAACATTCAAGTACACTGAAAATGGTCCAGTTGGCTTATTAGAAGGCAAAAAAGCACTTCACATTCAAGCAACAGGTGGCGTTTATTCTGAAGGAGCATATGCAGCTGTAGACTTCGGCCGCAATCACTTAAAAACAGTATTAGGATTCATTGGTGTAAATGATACTGAATATATTGCAGTTGAAGGTATGAATGCAAACCCTGAAAAAGCACCAGAAATTAAAGAAGCAGCAATTGCTAATGCTCGTGAATTAGCAAAACGTTTCTAATATAGAATACTTAAAAATGTCCAAGCACCTGCTGTTTGGACATTTTTTCTTCTTTTTCCTTCGTTTGTCTAGTATAATGAAGGTCGGAATGATAATAGGTGGGGGTTCTGTATGATTCAAACGTTTTTTAAAATCTTTTATTTAATTTTAATCGTAATTGCGATTACACCGAGAATGTGGCGTCTGAAAAGACAAGTAAATACGATGTCGCCACAAGAAAAAGATAATGCTGTGTACAAAACGACAAATTGGTTTGGTAAGAAAATGGTACGTGTAGCTGGGGGAACAGTCGAAGTAAAAGGACTTGAAAATGTTCCAAAAGATAAGCCAGTACTAGTTGTAAGTAATCATCAGAGTAATATGGATATTCCTGTTTTACTAGGTTACTTAAATAAACCAATTGGATTTGTTTCAAAAGCAGAGATTAAGAAGTTTCCAGTTGTACCAACTTGGATGGAACTTATGAATTGTGTATTTATGGTTCGTAATGATCGTCGTCAATCTCTTCAAGCGATTAAAGATGGAATTGAGCTATTAAAGAACGGGCATTCTATCGTAATCTTCCCAGAAGGGACGAGAAGTAAGGGTGGCGAAATTGGAGAGTTTAAGGCTGGGAGTTTTCACCTTGCAGTAAAATCTGGTGTAGCAATCTTACCTGTAACATTAGATGGGACATATAAAATGTTTGAAGCGAATGGAAACCGTATGAAGCCAGCTCATGCAACAGTAACCATTTCGAAGCCGATTACACCTGAAGAGTATGCCAATATGGATATAAAAGAGTTAACGAAGCATACACAGGATGTTATCGCATCACAATTACATAAGTAATAAAAAAGGTGTCAGCTTATATTAAGCTGACACCTTTTTTATGCTGTAGGTAAGACGTAAAAGAGTACGCAGAAGAACATCATCGCACTACCACCTAAAACGAAAAGATGCCAAATGGCATGATTGAAAGGCAATTTTTCCCAAAGAAAGAATATAGCCCCTACAGAATATAAAATTCCGCCCGCTAAAAGTAGTGAAAAACCATGTCCAGTTAGATTTTCATAAAGTGGTTTAATAGCGATGATTATGAGCCATCCCATTATGATATAACATAATGTTGATGCCTTAATAAAGCGACGTACAAAGAAAATTTTGAAGATGATACCTCCGAGTGCTAGTGTCCATATAATAGCGAGTAACGTCCAGCCTAATGGTCCACGAAGCGTAATCAGTAAAAAAGGAGTGTATGTGCCAGCGATTAATAAATAAATGGCTGAGTGATCTAGTATAGTAAATAATTTTTCTACTTTTGGATGATGAATGCTATGTAACAAGGTCGAAAACAAGTACAGTAAAAACATGCTTACACCATAAACCGTAAATGCAACTACAGCAGATGCGGTACCATGCTTAGAGGCATGAATAATTAATATAATTAAGGCAGGGATGCTTAAAATGGCACCGATACCATGTGTAATTGCATTTGCAATTTCTTCTTTCACAAAATGTGTCATTCGTGTCATTTTTTCAGTCATAATGCAAATCCTTTCTACTATCATAAAATAATATGTCGTTTCCCTTACCATATCATACACAAGGGCAATAGAAAATGAAATTTGTATAATTGATTATATTTTTGAATTTTTTTGACAAAAGGCAATGGATTTGTTGACGTTTTCAAACTTTTTTGACAAAATAAAATTATGCAATAATAGGACAAGGAATCTACTAATAAAGGGGATGGAGAAATGTTTTCAAATATTGGCTTTCCAGGATTAATTTTAATTTTAGTAGCTGTACTTATTTTGTTTGGGCCGAAAAAATTGCCGGAAATCGGAAAGGCTTTAGGGGAAACGTTAAAAGAGTTCAAAAAATCAACGAAAGAATTGACTGATGATGCATTTCAAGAGAAGGAAAAGAAAGAAAAAATGTAATGAATTTTCCTCGAAATGGATAAATAAAGTGTGGTGAACGAAATGGAAGATCGGGAAATGAGCGTAGTAGAACATATTGTTGAGCTTCGCAAACGAGTAATATATACGGTGTTATCCTTTGTACTATTTTTAATTATCGGATTTACTTTTACGAAGGATATTTATTTTTGGCTAGTAAAAGATTTACCAATGAAATTAACTGTTCTCGGTCCAAGTGATGTATTATGGATTTTTTTCTCGATTGCTACAGTATTTGCTATCGTTTGTACAATTCCTTTTGCTGCTATACAAATTTGGTTATTTGTAAAACCGGGTTTACATCCAAATGAACAAAAGATGACAGTAATGTATATACCGGTATTGTCTATATTATTTATTGCAGGTTTATGCTTTGGATATTTCGTTGTAATGCCGTTTTTATTTCATTTTTTAACTACGATAGGTAATGAAATGTTTAATACGATGTTTACGACAGAAAAGTATTTTCATTTTGTTCTTAATTTAACAGTTCCATTTGCTGTAATTTTTGAATTACCTGTAGTTGTCATGTTTTTAACGAGTATTGGGCTGTTAACGTCGGAATTTCTAATAAAAATAAGAAGGTATGCTTACGTAGCATTGATTATCATTGCATCGTGTATATCACCGCCTGATTTTTTATCTCATAGTTTAGTAGCGGTACCGCTTATTTGTATTTATGAAATTAGTATCGCTTTATCAAAGATTGTTAATAAACGAAAAAAGAAAAGAGAAGAAGAAATACAGTCGAAAAGTGCCTCGTTATAAAGGCACTTTTTTTATATATTTGTTATACTTTAGACATAAATGTATACAATATATAGAAGAAAAAAATTATAGAATCTCCAAAATTTAGACAAACTTTGCGCTTTGCTAAGTTTATACTAAAATTATTAAGCAATATACGGATAACGGGATTCCTGTCTTATCGGATATTTAGGACGGAGGATGAATAGAGTATAAATCTTCTAACCAAAAGGACTACAGGGATTGACTAAGGATACTTTTGTATTCATAGAAGTCTCCACTTTAAACAACGTGTTACAGCGTAAAGTAGAGGAAGTTCAAAAATCCAATGAAAAAGAGGATTGATATTGTGATTACGAAAAGTTTTTATTTCACTCATTCAACAGGGGATTGTATTAAAATATTCGAAATCCCTGTCCTACAGGCACAGCATCCATTATCGTTTCTAATTCAGTCTCGTCTTCAATTATTTATTGCAAAAATTCAAAAACAAAAGCACCCAAGATTTTCGTATTCTTTCCGTGAATATTTGCAAAATTGTTTGAAGTGGAATGATTATTTAAATGTATATAAAACAAATACCCTTGAAAAAAATGCATGATACAGAGTATGGACAGGGTTAGTAAACTCTGTCTTTTTCATTTTAGGTATAAAAATATAATTAATTTGGTGAAATTTGTTCGAAATTGTTGAAAGCACAGGGAATGCTAGTATAATAACAAGGAGAGCGTATTGGAAAGGGAAGAATATAATATGCAAAAAATTAAAATTGTAACAGATTCAACTGCAGATTTAACGCAGGATGTAATCGAAAAGTATGGCATTCATGTGCTACCATTATCAATCTCTGTAAATGGACAAACATATTTAGATCGCGTTGATTTACAACCTGATGAATTTATTGAAGAAATGATCAAATCAGAGGAATTACCAAAAACATCACAGCCGGCAATGGGTACATTTGTAGAAATGTATGACAAGTTAGGTGAAGATGGAAGTGAAGTACTTTCCATTCATATGACAAGTGGAATGAGTGGTACTGTTGCAACTGCGAATAGTGCTGCAACGATGACTGATACAAAAGTAACAGTTGTTGATTCTCAATTTATTACACATGCTTTAGCATATCAAGTAATTGAAGCTGCAAAAATGGCAAATGAAGGGCGCTCACTAGAAGATATTATAAAGCGAATTGATGAAGTGAGAAAAAATACTCGCTTATATGTAGTTGTAGATACATTGGAGAACTTAGTGAAAGGTGGACGTATTGGTAAAGGAAAAGCATTTATCGGTTCTTTACTGAACATCAAACCAATTGCTAACCTTGAAGGTGGAGCATACAATCCAGTGACAAAAGTTCGTAGTCAAGGACAGATTGTAAAGACACTAACAAAAATATTTGAACAAGATACAGCAGGAAAGTCTATAAAAGCTGTTGCAATTCCGCATGCAAAAGCAATTCCATTAGCTGAAAGTGTAAAAGCAGCGGTTGAAAAAGTGAGTGGATTTACTCAATCAGAAATTTTCTATACAACACCTATTATTAGTACTCATACAGGTCCAGGTGCAATCGGATTTATGTATTTAGCAGAGTAATAAAAAGCTACTTGAAACTTATTTCAAGTAGCTTTTTTATGTGAATAGAAAGTAAGAAATAAGAAGGGCTATACAGGCACTACCGCTAATGATATAGCGAGTCTGCAAATATTCATTCATAGAAAACACCTACTAATTAAAGTTTCACTTTATGACTTTCTATAGTATATGTTGGATATTGAAAATAAGTAGTTACGTTATACTTGTAATGTTTCAATTTTTTCATTTGTTTGCTTATCATTTGTTACGCTATTATAAGTGAAAGTTTGGCCTAAAAAGAGTACATGCAGTTGTTCCCACGGTAACATACGTAAATTCCAATTATTTCGAAGCCTTGTTACTGCCTCGCGGGGTGTTTCATCGGCGAGGGCAAAAGCTCCGTAATGCATTGGTATAAAGTGTGTAGCGTTTAAATCTAAATAAGCTTGCACTGCCTCTTCAGGTGAAACATGAGATACTTTCATAAACCATTCTGGTTCATAAGCACCAATTGGCATGAGGGCAATATCAATTGAAAAGCGTTTGCCAATTTCTTTGAAACCTTGGAAATAGCCACTGTCACCACAAAAATAAATGGTTTCTTTCGTTGTTTCATTATTAATAATCCATCCACCCCAGTGAGATGTATTCATATCAAATAAGGATCTTCTCGTCCAGTGCTGGGCAGGGACAAAGTGAAAGGAAACCGCACTAATTGTTGTATTTTCCCACCAATTATACTCTTCTACGTTAGTAAATTTTTTGCGAGTAAATAATTTTTTCAGCCCAATAGGTACTAGGTATAAAACATCATCATTTAGCTGGCGAAGCGTTGA includes these proteins:
- a CDS encoding MBL fold metallo-hydrolase yields the protein MTKRYENMDNISTKKSIRSFLRWRKERKQNKKDFSFLVEQSPVKQSKFLQNNFEKTTVTWIGHSTFLIQMNGLNILTDPVWASKLKLVPRLTEPGLSLQELPKIDIVLISHGHYDHLDFSTLRQLNDDVLYLVPIGLKKLFTRKKFTNVEEYNWWENTTISAVSFHFVPAQHWTRRSLFDMNTSHWGGWIINNETTKETIYFCGDSGYFQGFKEIGKRFSIDIALMPIGAYEPEWFMKVSHVSPEEAVQAYLDLNATHFIPMHYGAFALADETPREAVTRLRNNWNLRMLPWEQLHVLFLGQTFTYNSVTNDKQTNEKIETLQV
- a CDS encoding DegV family protein, whose amino-acid sequence is MQKIKIVTDSTADLTQDVIEKYGIHVLPLSISVNGQTYLDRVDLQPDEFIEEMIKSEELPKTSQPAMGTFVEMYDKLGEDGSEVLSIHMTSGMSGTVATANSAATMTDTKVTVVDSQFITHALAYQVIEAAKMANEGRSLEDIIKRIDEVRKNTRLYVVVDTLENLVKGGRIGKGKAFIGSLLNIKPIANLEGGAYNPVTKVRSQGQIVKTLTKIFEQDTAGKSIKAVAIPHAKAIPLAESVKAAVEKVSGFTQSEIFYTTPIISTHTGPGAIGFMYLAE